A window of Blautia argi genomic DNA:
TCCACGCAGCGTTCCATGACAGACCCTTCTTTTCGGGCAATGGGGGCGTCAACCGTGCCTTCTGAAAAGGGCGGTGTGCCTGCCACAACAGCCTGATAGGTTCTGTGGATTTCCCGGTTTTTCATCTGTGCGGAAAGAACAGATGCGCTGAGAGCGTGTTTGGCAAGAATGAGAAGTCCGGTAGTGTCCCGATCCAGGCGGTTGATACATCGAAAGACAAAGGACTCTCCCTTTTGGGCATAGTACCAGGCAACTCCATTTGCCAGGGTATTGTCATAATTGTTGATGGAAGGGTGTACCGGCATATCGGCAGGTTTGTTCAGCAGCAGAATGTCCTGATCCTCGTATACAATGGAAAGAGGCAGAGGGATGGGAACAATATTTTCAGAGGGTGCTTCCTCTGTTAAAGTGATTTTCAGAAGATCTCCTGCTTTTAGCGGAGTCCTGACATAAGCCCATTCTTCATTTACCAAAATCCCTTTTTCTGTTTTTTTCAGCCGCACCAGAATCTGATGGGAGCAGCCGATTCTTTTTAAATACTCCCCTGCATTGCAGGGGAGATCTGTGTCCTTAATATCATATTCAAAAATACGCTTCATAAAACATTCCTTTTGTACGTTTGCTTATTTTGATTTTACTTTATTCCAGAGTTCATTATAATAGCTGTCCACATCATCGCCTAAAAACTGGAAGGTTTCGCAGTTTTTCAAATCTTCCGGTTCAGGAAAAAGGATTTTGCTGTTTCGTGTTTCCTCATCTTCAATTAAGGCTCTGGCAGCCTTATTGGGTGTTGCATAGGTGAGATATTCAAAGTTCATCAAAGCAATGTCCGGACGGCACATAAAGTTAATAAATTTTTCGGCGTTTTCCTTGTTTTTGGCATTTTTGGGAATGACCCAGGAGTCAATCCAGACATTAGATCCTTCTTTTGGAATGACATACTCTAAATTGGGATTTTCCCGTTTGGTATATCCTGCTTCTCCGGAATAAATCACGCCTAGGGCAGCCTCGTTTCCAATCATTTTATCCCGCACCTGGTCAATGACATAAGCCTGTACCAGTGGCTTTTGCTTAATTAAATCGTCCTTTGCCTGCATGAGCTGTTCTACATCGCTGGAATTTAAGGAATACCCCAGCCTTTTTAAGGACACGGCAAAGGCGTCGCGGACAGAATCCTGCATGAGTATGCTGTCCTGATATTTGGGATTCCAGAGAATATCCCAGCTGTCTACAGGCTCATGAACCATGGTTTTGTTATATAGGATTCCCACAGTTCCCACACAGTAGGGAACCGAGTAGGCATTGTCCGGATCAAAGCTTTGGGACTGCTTCATATAAACAGGATCCATGTTTTTAACATTGGGAATGTTGTCCCAGTTTAATTCTGCCAGCAGATTATTTTTCAGCATACGCTGAATCATGTAGTCTGAGGGGCAGACCACATCGTAGGCGATAGCGCCGGAGAGGATTTTGGGATACATGATTTCATTGGTTTCATATTCTTCATAGGTAACGGCAATGCCGGTTTCCTTCTCAAAAAGCTCAACGCTCTTGGGATCCAGATAATCTCCCCAGTTGTAAACCACCACCTGTTCGCCGCTGCTCTTTCCAGAGCCTGCGAAATAATAGGCAGCGCCGCCGACTGCCAGAACTGCCACAAAGAGCAGGGGAAGGGCGAGCCGAAGTCCTTTTTGTATGGACTTACGGGAAGAAGTGGTTTTTACATCTTTGGCTTCCTTCGGGCTTATATTGACCAGTATCATCAGCACCAGCACACTGATGAACATCAGAGTGGAGAGAGCATACATTTCCGGCCGGATTCCCTTTCTGACCTCTGCATAAATCTTAGTGGAAAGAGTGTCTACCCCAGGTCCTTTGGTAAAGTGTGTGATGATGAAATCGTCCAGGGACATAGTAAAGGCCATTAAAAATCCTGAAACAATACCTGGCAGAATATCAGGAAATACCACCTTAAAGAAGGCGGATATGGATCCCGCGCCCAAATCCTGAGCTGCCTCATAGGCGCTTTTGCTGGTCTGCTTCAGCTTTGGCATAACACTTAAAATTACATAAGGAATACAAAAGGTAATATGGGACAGCAAAATCGTGGAAAAGCCCAGAGTCACTCTGCATGCAATAAACAAGAGCATGAGAGAAATGCCGGTGACAATCTCTGAATTTAAAATGGGAATGTTAGTAATTCCCATAAGTATGGTTTTGCCTTTGCCCTTCATGGCATTGATGCCAATGGAGGCTGCAGTGCCAAGAAA
This region includes:
- a CDS encoding RluA family pseudouridine synthase, which translates into the protein MKRIFEYDIKDTDLPCNAGEYLKRIGCSHQILVRLKKTEKGILVNEEWAYVRTPLKAGDLLKITLTEEAPSENIVPIPLPLSIVYEDQDILLLNKPADMPVHPSINNYDNTLANGVAWYYAQKGESFVFRCINRLDRDTTGLLILAKHALSASVLSAQMKNREIHRTYQAVVAGTPPFSEGTVDAPIARKEGSVMERCVDFEKGERAVTHYRVLKEGKDCSLLELSLETGRTHQIRVHMKHLGCPLLGDYLYYPDFSQIHRVALHSCALSFPHPMTGETMHFEAPLPEDMKKPFL
- a CDS encoding extracellular solute-binding protein; the protein is MKKAARNLYLGLILFLMYAPIVVLIVLSFNASKSRTKWGGFTLKWYQSLFQDKAIMTALYNTLLIALLSAAIATFLGTAASIGINAMKGKGKTILMGITNIPILNSEIVTGISLMLLFIACRVTLGFSTILLSHITFCIPYVILSVMPKLKQTSKSAYEAAQDLGAGSISAFFKVVFPDILPGIVSGFLMAFTMSLDDFIITHFTKGPGVDTLSTKIYAEVRKGIRPEMYALSTLMFISVLVLMILVNISPKEAKDVKTTSSRKSIQKGLRLALPLLFVAVLAVGGAAYYFAGSGKSSGEQVVVYNWGDYLDPKSVELFEKETGIAVTYEEYETNEIMYPKILSGAIAYDVVCPSDYMIQRMLKNNLLAELNWDNIPNVKNMDPVYMKQSQSFDPDNAYSVPYCVGTVGILYNKTMVHEPVDSWDILWNPKYQDSILMQDSVRDAFAVSLKRLGYSLNSSDVEQLMQAKDDLIKQKPLVQAYVIDQVRDKMIGNEAALGVIYSGEAGYTKRENPNLEYVIPKEGSNVWIDSWVIPKNAKNKENAEKFINFMCRPDIALMNFEYLTYATPNKAARALIEDEETRNSKILFPEPEDLKNCETFQFLGDDVDSYYNELWNKVKSK